CGGCTGCGGCTCGGGGTTCACCAGGTGGAAGGCACGCCCGTCGAGGCCCGGCGTGGTCACCAGCTCCAGCAGCGCCTTGGCCACGTAGTCGACCGGCACCACGTTGGTGTCGCCGAGGTCCGGCCCGACGATCGGCACGTCAGGGAGCCCGGCCAGCCTGCTGATGGCGGGGAAGAGGTAGTACGGGCCGTCGATCTTGTCCATCTCGCCGGTGTCGGAGTCACCGACCACCACAGCCGGCCGGTACACGCGCCACGGCACCTCGTGCTGCTCGCGCACCAGCTTCTCGGCCTCGAACTTCGTGCGGTGATACGGCGTGATCAGCCGCTGCCCGACATCGAACATGTCCTCGGTGAACAGGCCCTCGTGATCACCGGCCACGGCCACCGACGACACGTGGTGCAGCGCGCCGGCGCGCAAGTCCGCGGCGAGGTCGACGACGTGCTGCGTACCGTCCACATTGGCCTTGATGCTGGTCTCGTCGTCGGCGGTGATGTCGTACAGGGCGGCCAGGTGCACGACGTGGTCCACGCCGCGCAGGTCGTCGCGGTCCTCCTCGGACACGCCCAGCATCGGCTCGCCGAGGTCGCCGGTCACGAGCGTCACGCGGTCCGCATGCGGCCACCCGTCGACCAGCTTCGCCAGCTTCTCCCTCGACGACGCGCGCACCACGAGGGCGACGCGTTCCGCGTCCGGCCGCATGAGCAGCAGCCGGGTGAACTGGCGGCCGATCAACCCGGTCGCACCTGTCACCAAGAACGTCGCCATTTCCATCACCCTCCGCCGTACACCGCTGGACCCTTGCCGCATTCTGCTGCATGGACGCCGCGCTGACCACAGCGCGCCCGAGTGATGTTACTCGCTAGTAACTTGTCGCGAAACCCGGGTCCCGCAGGTCGAGGGCACCTTTTGCCGGCACCGGTGTCCCGATGAGTGGCACGAGGTGACCGTTCGCGACACCCGCCGCGCAGCGCGAACGGTCCCCTCGCACCACGCGAACTGCACGCGGTTGCCCGCCGCGCAGGGAGAAAAAGGCAGAAAACCGGTGCCCCGGCGAAATCCCGCCGGGGCACCGTTGTCGAAGGGCCCGGTGAAAGCTCGTTGAAAAGGATCAGACCGGATCCGCGACGACGACCCGGTTCTCCTCGTACCCGTCGGTCCCGCCGACCCACCGGCCGCCACACGTCACGAGCACCACCCGGTGCGGCCCGGCCTGCCCGAAGAGGTCGTCGGCGCGGCCCGGCAGATCGTCCTTGTGCACGGTGACCAGCTGCGAGATCCGGTACTTCGACGTCTTTCCCACACTGTCCACAATGGTCACCTCGCCGCCGATGCGCTCGTTCCACAGCTCGGCGAACGGTCCCGTCGCGCCCTTCCAGTTCACATGCCCCGCGAAGACGCTGGCGCCGCTCACCGCGTCGAGCGCCGCGCCCCACCAGGCCGCCTGCCCGATGTCCGACGGCACCGGCAGGGTGTTGCCCGGGCCGAGGCCCTGGCGCACCATCGCGGCCGTCCCGCCGCCGGGCAGCCGGAGCGTGCCCGGCTTCTGCGGTGCGAGCGGGGGCTGCTTGTGCTCCACCGGCGCGGCCGGCGGCGGTGCGGCAGGAGCGGTGGACGACGGCGTCGGAGGAGGCGCCGAAGAAGGCGCCTCCGAAGGCGCAGCCGGCCGCAAACCCGCGAGGGCGGCGGCGGCCGGCTGAGCACTGCCGGCCACCACCGCCATCGGGGGTGCGCTGATCACGACGGTGGCGAGCTCCACCACGAGAACGCTCGCCGCGCCGAGGACGAAACCGGTGATCAACCGGCTCTTGCGTGCCATACCTGTTCCGCTCTCACTACCTCCGGGACGCGCGCCGCGCGGCGAACCCGACCAGACCCGAACCGACGAGCGCGAGCACCGCGAGGCCGATCAGCCCCGGCGTGGAGAAGCTCGTCTCGACGGCACCCTTCGCCATCGCCACCGGCTGGTCGCCCGCGGGGATCGCATGGGGGACCTCGTTCGGCGTGTTGGCGACGGTGAGCGCCAGTGTGTCGCCCGGCTTCAATGAGCCGCACACCGAGGGCGGGTTCTTCGGGTCGAACGCGTTCTCGTAGCCCGGCGGCGCGTTGACCTCGACGACGCAGATGTCCTGCGGCGCCAACAGGTTGTCCACGGTCACCGCGCCGGTGTCGCCGGCGGTCGTGACGACCACGGGCTGCCCGTCGGGGCCGTCGAGCGGCTTGCCGTCCTGCCCGGTGGCGGCGGACTTCTTGTCCTTGCCGGTGATCCGCAGCGTCGCGCCGCCGATGCCCTTGCCGGTCTTCGCGTCCGTCTTGGTCACCTGGACTTTGCCCGGCTTCGCGACGGCGACGACACCTTCCGCGGTCAGCGTCTTCTCGCCGCCGGTGGACACCACGTTCTGGATGCCGGTGTTCACCGGGTTCTGCACGTAGGGCCGGTCGGCCGGGGCCGAGAGCGACATCGCGAGCTTCGGCTGGTCGCCGGTCGGCGTGAGCTTCACCGAGATCGTGCCGTCGGCGCCGGTCTTGAGCGTGGTCTCCGTCTGCGCGCCCTGGACGGTCGCGCTACCGCCGGCCGTGTCGCTGGCCTGCGCGTCGTCCTGCGAGTCGGACCCGCTGCCGGTGGTCAGCGTCGCGTCGGTGGCGTCGAGCTTCACCGCGACGTCGGGGACGCCGGTGCCCTTGGCGTTCTTCACGGTGACCGTCCAGGTCGCCGCGGTGCCGAGGTGCTGGTCTTCCTTCGGCGGCGTGACCGAAGCGGTCCACGGGCCGCGGTTGGCCTCGGCGTCGGAGGTCAGTTCGGCGACGTCGTCATACGCCGTGGGGGCCTTGTCCTTCAGCCCCTGCAGGTGCATGTCGATGTCGTAACCGATCTTGTCCGCGGGCAGCGCCTGGTTGAGGTCGTCGTGCCCGGGCCGCGGCGCGGAGGTCCACGAGTGCAGCAGGTGCGCGAGCGCGGCGGCGACGTTCGCGTCCTTGGTGTCGCCGTAACGCAGCAGCAGGTACGAGATGTCGGCCGCCTTGTCGGCGGGGATCTCGTCGCCCCACTTGGTGAGCAGCTTGTCGCCGGGCTTGTACTTCTCGTTCGAGTCCGGCGCCTTCAGCTGGAAGCTGACGCAGAAGACCTGCTTGCCGGCGACGAGGTAGGACCCGAGCCAGTTGCCGCTGTGGTCCTTGTTGTCGAACCGCTGGGCCGGGACCTCGACCCCGATGCCCTGCTGGGTCGCGGCGTCGGCGGCGGTCGGGCCGATTGCGGTGAGGGAGAGTGCGCCGAGCACGGCCGTGGCGACCAGACCGGCGGCCGCGCGCAGGCGAGCGCGCGGGCGTGAAGACCACCCCATGGTGTGTTGACTCCTTCAACATGCTCTGCCGTGACGCCTTTGCGTCGACGCAGGTCACACGATCGAACAACTCCCCGACACGCCTTCGGTCACATTCCGAACACGCGAAGTGAAGGTTCGCGGCTGATCACCCGGATTGTCTAGGGGCCATCGGGTGACCTGCGGTGAACGGTCGTGATCTCGGTCGCATACGGTGTAGCCCGGCGCGGGTCCGGTCCCCTGATCGGGCAAAAGGGTAAAGTCTCCTTTACTTGACGGTCTCGACGGGAACCAGCAGGCCCGAGCGGTCGTTGAACCCCATGCAAGGTGCCAGCAGATCCAGGAGGATCAGGTGCGTTCCAGTAGCAACCCGGCGTTCCGCAACCTGTCCCGCGGTTCGGCCGCTTCAGGGCAGTACGGGCCGAACGTGGGCTTCGACCAGCGGCCCTACGGCACTCCTCAGGGCCAGGGCGGTGTGCCCGGCTACGGTCCCGGGCAGATGGCGGCCGGTTCCGCCGACCGCCCGATGACGGTCGACGACGTCGTCGTCAAGACCGGACTTTCGCTGGGCGTCGCCCTGGTGTTCGGCGTCCTCACGGCGATCTGGGCCCAGACCCAGCTCGTCACCGACTCACTCGGCCGCGTCGAGGGCATGAGCGGGGCGCTGCTCGGCGCGCTGTTCGGCGGCCTGATCGTGGGCCTGGTCCTCTCGCTCGTGATCATCTTCGGGCAGAAGGCGAGCGGTCCGCTCACGCTGGCCTACTCGGCCGCCGAGGGCATTTTCCTCGGTGCGCTCAGCGGGCTGTTCGAGCTGCTCTACCCGGGGATCGCGCTGCAGGCGCTGATCGGCACGGCGGGTGTGTTCATCGCGATGCTGGTGGTCTACAAGACCGGCGCCGTGAAGGTCACGCCGAAGCTGACCAAGTGGATCGTCGGGGCCGTGGGTGGCGTCGTGGTCCTGATGCTGGTCAACCTCCTCACCTCGCTGTTCTTCGGCTTCAACCCGCTGCGCGGCGGCGGGCCGATCGCAATCATCTTCAGCCTGGTGGTCATCGGCATCGCCGCGTTCAGCTTCCTGCTCGACTTCGATCAGGCCGACCGCATGATCCGCTCGGGGATGCCGGCCAAGTGGGCGTGGTTCGCGGCCTTCGGCCTCATGACCACGCTGGTGTGGCTGTACCTCGAGATCTTGCGGCTGTTGTCCTACCTACGCGATTAGCACTCGCGTAGGACTCCCGAGAAGGCGCTCCGTGTACTACGGGGCGCCTTTTCTGTGTACGCGTTTTGTACGCGGGGAAATGGCTCTTCGCGCGACGGAGCGCGTACGCAGAGTGCTTGTGCAGGACCAATTCCTGGCCGCGTCCGTGCAGGTGGAGGACTTTCCGCGGCCGGTCGGAGAGTGCGAAAAGTCGTCTACGTCGTGCTACGGGCGAAATCGATGGCTTTTTGTCGGTGGCGTCCTCTAGCCTCGACGAAGTCACGCAAGGGGGACCCGACCTGGGGCTCGCGTGTCCTTTTGCTCTCGAACGATGGGGATGGTCCACCGCATGTCCGCACAACCGAGTCCGGCCGCGCCGGGCGCTGCCGGACTCGACGACAAACTCGACCGCGGCGTGCTCAAGATCGCCTCCGTGGTGGTGCTCGGCGCCATCATGGCGATCCTCGACACCACGGTCGTCAACGTCGCGCTGCAGAAGCTCACGATCGAGTTCTCCACGTCGTTCGACACGATCCAGTGGGTCGCGACCGGCTACATGCTCGCGCTGGCCACGGTCATCCCGGTCACGGGCTGGGCGTCGGACCGGTTCGGCACCAAGCGGCTATACCTGCTGGCGATCGGCACGTTCCTGGTCGGGTCGATGCTGGCGGGGCTGGCGTGGAACGTCGAGTCGCTGATCATCTTCCGCGTCGTGCAGGGCCTCGGCGGCGGCATGCTGATGCCCGCGGGCATGACGATCCTGACGCGCACGGCGGGTCCGCAGCGCATCGGCCGCGTGATGTCGGTGCTCGGCGTGCCGATGCTGCTGGGCCCGATCTGCGGCCCGATCCTCGGCGGCTGGCTCGTCGACGCCGTGAGCTGGCGCTGGATCTTCTACATCAACGTGCCGATCGGCGTCATCGCGTTCGTGCTGGCGCTGCACCTGCTGCCGAAGGACAAGGCGGCGAAGTCGGGCCGCTTCGACTTCGCGGGCCTGCTGATGGTGTCGCCGGGCCTCGCGGCCCTGATCTTCGGCGTCTCGCGGATCCCGTCCACGGGCACGGTCACCGCGATCGAGGTGTGGCTGCCGGCGATCGCGGGCATCTTGCTGCTGGTGAGCTTCGTGCTGCGCGCACTGCGAGTGGCCGACCCGTTGATGGACCTGAGCCTGTTCCACAACCGGACGTTCTCGGTCTCGATGATCACGCTCTCGGTGTTCTGCATGGGCTTCTTCGGCGCGATGCTGCTGCTGCCCACGTACTTCACTCTGGTGCGCGGCGAATCAGCACTGCACGCGGGCCTGCTGCTCGCACCGCAGGGCTTCGGCGCGATGATCATGATGCCGATCGCGGGCCGCTTGTTCGACAAGTTCGCCGCCCGTCGCATCGTGCTGCCGGGCCTGGCGCTGATCGTGGTGGGCATGGTGCCGTTCACGCAGGTCACGTCGACCACGCCGTACGCGCTGCTGCTGTCGGCCGCGTTCGTCATGGGCCTCGGCATGGGCTGCACGATGATGCCGATCACGTCCGCCGCCCTGCAGACGCTGCGCTCCGAGGACATGGCCAAGGCCTCGACCACCACGAGCATCCTGCAGCAGACGTCGGGCGCCATCGGCTCCGCGATCATGTCCATCGTGCTGGCCGCCCTGCTCGGCTCGCGCTTCGGCGTCCCGACCAACGAGGGCCAGCTGGCGGCCACCGCGGCCACCCTGAACCCCGCCACGCACACCGCCGCGTCCGCCCTCGCCGCCGGCGCCTTCGCGACGCCCTTCCTCATCGCCACGGTGATCCTCGCGGTCTGCCTGGTGCCCGCCGCCTTCCTGCCGAACCGGCGCTTCATCCCGTCGCCCCCGTCCACCGGCTCGGACGACGCGGCCGCGCCGGTGCCGGCGGCGCCGTTGCACTGACTGGTTTTGCTTCACGGGGGAGGGCCGTTTCGCGTTTGTCGGGGGCGACCCTTTCCTTTGTGCGACCGGGCTTTGCTTGTGCTGCGCGCGTTGTCCGCCAGCGTCATCGCGAAAAGGGCCGCCCGCGACCGAAGTCGCGAGCGGCCCTTTTTCCGCGTCCAGCTCGATAAAGCGGTCTACGTCAGGACAGGCGCTCCAGCACCATCGCCATGCCCTGCCCGCCACCGACACACATCGTCTCCAGCCCGAACTGCTTGTCGTGGTGCTGCAGCGAGTTGATCAGCGTCGAGGTGATCCGCGCCCCCGTCATGCCGAACGGGTGGCCGACCGCGATGGCGCCGCCGTTGACGTTGAGGCGGTCGAGGTCGACGCCCAGGTCGCGGTAGGACGGGATGACCTGCGCGGCGAACGCCTCGTTGATCTCGACGAGGTCGATGTCCGAAATGGACATCCCCGCGCGGGCCAGTGCCTGCTTCGAGGCCTCGACCGGGCCGTAGCCCATGATCTCCGGCGACAGGCCCGTAACGCCCGTCGACACGACGCGGGCCAGCGGCGTGAGGCCGAGCTCGCGCGCCTTGGTGTCGGACATGACGATCACGGCGGCGGCGCCGTCGTTGAGCGGGCAGCAGTTGCCGGCGGTGACGCGGCCGTCGGGGCGGAACACGGGCTTCAGGCCGGACACGCCCTCGATGGTGACGCCGGCTCGCGGGCCGTCGTCCTTGGACACGACGGTGCCGTCGGGGAGGGTGACCGGCGTGATGTCCTTGGCCCAGAAGCCGTCGGCGATCGCCTTCTCCGCGAGGTTCTGCGAGCGCACGCCGAACTCGTCCATCTCTTCGCGCGTGATGCCCTTGAGCCGCGCCAGGTTCTCGGCGGTCTGGCCCATGGCGATGTAGACGTCGGGGACGTTCCCCTCGGTGCGCGGGTCGGTCCAGCTGTCCGTGCCCGACTCCGCCGTGGTCTTCGTGCGCGTTTCGGCGTCGGAGAAGAGCGGGTTGTGCGTGTCGGGCCAGGAGTCCGAGCTGCCCTTCGCGAAGCGCGACACGGCCTCGACGCCCGCGGAAATGAAGACGTCACCCTCGCCGGCCTTGATCGCGTGCATCGCCATGCGGGTGGTCTGGAGGCTGGAGGAGCAGTACCGGGTGATCGTGCAGCCAGGCAGGTGGTCGTAACCGAGCTCGACGGCCACCGCGCGGCCCATGTTGAACCCGGACTCGCCGCCAGGCAGGCCGCAGCCGAGCATCAGGTCGTCGATGTCGGCGGGGTCCAGCTGCGGCACCTTGTCGAGCGCCGCCCGGATCATCTGCACGGCGAGGTCGTCGGGGCGCATGCTGACCAGCGAGCCCTTGGCGGCACGGCCGATCGGGGAGCGGGCAGTGGAGACGATGACGGCTTCGGGCATGGCGTGACACTTCCTCGGGTCGGTGACAACGGGCGGGCGCTAAGCGGTTGCTCACCATAGTGCCGCCTGTCCCGCCTCCCGCAAAGCCGAAGGCGACGTGGACCACTATCGGGCGGCCCGCCTGAGTGGACAGCGCCGCAGGTCCAGCGTTTAGGCTGGGCCTCGCCGCCGAGATCCGGCGCGGAAGGGCAGGAGCGCAGTCGTGGAGTACGCCGAGCACATCGTCGACCTCGTGGGGAACACCCCGCTGGTCAAGCTGAACTCCCTCACCAAGGGGCTCAAGCCGCTGGTGCTCGCGAAGGTCGAGTATGTGAACCCGGGCGGGAGCGTGAAGGACCGCATCGCGCTGCGGATGATCGAGGCCGCCGAGGCGTCGGGTGCCCTCAAGCCGGGTGGCACGATCGTGGAGCCGACGTCGGGCAACACCGGCGTGGGCCTGGCGATGGTCGCGCAGCGCAAGGGCTACAAGTGCGTCTTCGTCTGCCCGGACAAGGTGAGCGAGGACAAGCGCAACGTCCTGCGCGCGTACGGCGCCCGCGTGGTCGTGTGCCCGACGGCCGTGGCGCCCGAGCACCCCGACTCCTACTACAACGTGTCCGACCGCCTCGTCCGCGAGATCGACGGCGCCTGGAAGCCCAACCAGTACGCCAACCCCGCGAACCCGGAGAGCCACTACCTCTCCACCGGCCCCGAGATCTGGCGCCAGACCGAGGGCAAGGTGACGCACTTCGTCGCCGGCGTCGGCACGGGCGGCACGATCTCCGGCACCGGCCGCTTCCTCAAGGAGGCCAGCGACGGCCGCGTGCAGGTCGTCGGCGCCGACCCCGAGGGCTCCGTCTACTCCGGCGGCAGCGGGCGGCCGTACCTGGTCGAAGGCGTGGGCGAGGACTTCTGGCCCGAGACCTACGACCGCGGCATCGCCGACCGGATCATCCCGATCTCCGACGCGCACTCGTTCGACATCACCCGCCGCCTCGCGGTGGAGGAGGGCCTGCTGGTCGGCGGCTCGTGCGGCATGGCCGTGGCCGCCGCGCTGAAGCTCGCCGAGGGCCTGACCGAGGACGACGTCGTGGTGGTCCTCCTGCCCGACGGCGGCCGCGGCTACCTCACCAAGGTTTTCAACGACGACTGGATGTCGTCCTACGGCTTCCTCCCGCCCGACTCCTCGGGCGCCACGGTGGGCGACGTGCTCACCAAGAAGAGCGGCTCCCTGCCCAACCTCGTGCACACGCACCCGAACGAGACCGTGGCCGAGGCCGTCGCGATCCTGTCGGAGTTCGGCGTGAGCCAGATGCCCGTGGTCAGCGCGGAGCCGCCGGTCATGGCCGCCGAGGTCGTGGGCGCGGTCAACGAGCGCGACCTGCTCGATGCACTGTTCACCGGCAAGGCCCAGCTCGCGGACAAGCTGGAGACGCACATGTCG
The sequence above is a segment of the Amycolatopsis sp. 2-15 genome. Coding sequences within it:
- a CDS encoding class F sortase, with the translated sequence MARKSRLITGFVLGAASVLVVELATVVISAPPMAVVAGSAQPAAAALAGLRPAAPSEAPSSAPPPTPSSTAPAAPPPAAPVEHKQPPLAPQKPGTLRLPGGGTAAMVRQGLGPGNTLPVPSDIGQAAWWGAALDAVSGASVFAGHVNWKGATGPFAELWNERIGGEVTIVDSVGKTSKYRISQLVTVHKDDLPGRADDLFGQAGPHRVVLVTCGGRWVGGTDGYEENRVVVADPV
- a CDS encoding SpaA isopeptide-forming pilin-related protein — encoded protein: MGWSSRPRARLRAAAGLVATAVLGALSLTAIGPTAADAATQQGIGVEVPAQRFDNKDHSGNWLGSYLVAGKQVFCVSFQLKAPDSNEKYKPGDKLLTKWGDEIPADKAADISYLLLRYGDTKDANVAAALAHLLHSWTSAPRPGHDDLNQALPADKIGYDIDMHLQGLKDKAPTAYDDVAELTSDAEANRGPWTASVTPPKEDQHLGTAATWTVTVKNAKGTGVPDVAVKLDATDATLTTGSGSDSQDDAQASDTAGGSATVQGAQTETTLKTGADGTISVKLTPTGDQPKLAMSLSAPADRPYVQNPVNTGIQNVVSTGGEKTLTAEGVVAVAKPGKVQVTKTDAKTGKGIGGATLRITGKDKKSAATGQDGKPLDGPDGQPVVVTTAGDTGAVTVDNLLAPQDICVVEVNAPPGYENAFDPKNPPSVCGSLKPGDTLALTVANTPNEVPHAIPAGDQPVAMAKGAVETSFSTPGLIGLAVLALVGSGLVGFAARRASRR
- a CDS encoding Bax inhibitor-1/YccA family protein, whose translation is MRSSSNPAFRNLSRGSAASGQYGPNVGFDQRPYGTPQGQGGVPGYGPGQMAAGSADRPMTVDDVVVKTGLSLGVALVFGVLTAIWAQTQLVTDSLGRVEGMSGALLGALFGGLIVGLVLSLVIIFGQKASGPLTLAYSAAEGIFLGALSGLFELLYPGIALQALIGTAGVFIAMLVVYKTGAVKVTPKLTKWIVGAVGGVVVLMLVNLLTSLFFGFNPLRGGGPIAIIFSLVVIGIAAFSFLLDFDQADRMIRSGMPAKWAWFAAFGLMTTLVWLYLEILRLLSYLRD
- a CDS encoding DHA2 family efflux MFS transporter permease subunit, which produces MSAQPSPAAPGAAGLDDKLDRGVLKIASVVVLGAIMAILDTTVVNVALQKLTIEFSTSFDTIQWVATGYMLALATVIPVTGWASDRFGTKRLYLLAIGTFLVGSMLAGLAWNVESLIIFRVVQGLGGGMLMPAGMTILTRTAGPQRIGRVMSVLGVPMLLGPICGPILGGWLVDAVSWRWIFYINVPIGVIAFVLALHLLPKDKAAKSGRFDFAGLLMVSPGLAALIFGVSRIPSTGTVTAIEVWLPAIAGILLLVSFVLRALRVADPLMDLSLFHNRTFSVSMITLSVFCMGFFGAMLLLPTYFTLVRGESALHAGLLLAPQGFGAMIMMPIAGRLFDKFAARRIVLPGLALIVVGMVPFTQVTSTTPYALLLSAAFVMGLGMGCTMMPITSAALQTLRSEDMAKASTTTSILQQTSGAIGSAIMSIVLAALLGSRFGVPTNEGQLAATAATLNPATHTAASALAAGAFATPFLIATVILAVCLVPAAFLPNRRFIPSPPSTGSDDAAAPVPAAPLH
- a CDS encoding acetyl-CoA C-acetyltransferase: MPEAVIVSTARSPIGRAAKGSLVSMRPDDLAVQMIRAALDKVPQLDPADIDDLMLGCGLPGGESGFNMGRAVAVELGYDHLPGCTITRYCSSSLQTTRMAMHAIKAGEGDVFISAGVEAVSRFAKGSSDSWPDTHNPLFSDAETRTKTTAESGTDSWTDPRTEGNVPDVYIAMGQTAENLARLKGITREEMDEFGVRSQNLAEKAIADGFWAKDITPVTLPDGTVVSKDDGPRAGVTIEGVSGLKPVFRPDGRVTAGNCCPLNDGAAAVIVMSDTKARELGLTPLARVVSTGVTGLSPEIMGYGPVEASKQALARAGMSISDIDLVEINEAFAAQVIPSYRDLGVDLDRLNVNGGAIAVGHPFGMTGARITSTLINSLQHHDKQFGLETMCVGGGQGMAMVLERLS
- a CDS encoding cystathionine beta-synthase, with the protein product MEYAEHIVDLVGNTPLVKLNSLTKGLKPLVLAKVEYVNPGGSVKDRIALRMIEAAEASGALKPGGTIVEPTSGNTGVGLAMVAQRKGYKCVFVCPDKVSEDKRNVLRAYGARVVVCPTAVAPEHPDSYYNVSDRLVREIDGAWKPNQYANPANPESHYLSTGPEIWRQTEGKVTHFVAGVGTGGTISGTGRFLKEASDGRVQVVGADPEGSVYSGGSGRPYLVEGVGEDFWPETYDRGIADRIIPISDAHSFDITRRLAVEEGLLVGGSCGMAVAAALKLAEGLTEDDVVVVLLPDGGRGYLTKVFNDDWMSSYGFLPPDSSGATVGDVLTKKSGSLPNLVHTHPNETVAEAVAILSEFGVSQMPVVSAEPPVMAAEVVGAVNERDLLDALFTGKAQLADKLETHMSPPLPTIGAGEQVSSAMKALEGADGALVLIDGKPAGVVTRHDLLGFLAGR